A single genomic interval of Stieleria maiorica harbors:
- a CDS encoding hybrid sensor histidine kinase/response regulator, translating to MSFAPTDRRSFLHALALACALLPLGVGRARLPAVEPAADSGAGGRQAAAADEPIGSIADLARHYGRTDVESLPVDFRARVNYWDARDRAVFVQDKHGAIYLSIAFEDFERHPRLAPGTDVRVIGKLILDRYFVQAETIEITDVAKPVMPKTTRIEDLSLGDRWAQRVTTSGTLQEVARFSDLWVALCSSGDTTFVIHRFEADETIDWQEWIGRSVEIEGTLICEVDFNGQPFRYVVRMNEFDPPLRAAPRSDDVANETDEVMIRNAEFRTIEQLRAANTLAGSLYRTDGQITSVIEHEGYLIESDGPGIFVHTELADETSLGHVVELTVRREPPHQFHAVTLQSKAFRSVPTSPMDRAESVQVALCPYRATMEADLISTRSQGKRRIIMLRDGDTSFAAILEADNDSWKDASLENARRVAVTGMVLAAPPELAEPEQGFHPVFVVELANVNDLRVVSRWWQLSPSLAFFVLTMIAVICLAGMLCFATMWLRLQRTVRTNRRLESDLLESRKMDALGRLAGGVAHDFNNLLAAIASNLELIDRGDSLTGEHQHLQCLASARRCTAQATKLVRSLLGFSRQTKLDLQVGDLNEVVNDAVLLAKTSLSPDVVVTLRLSPDLPLCRIDHAQLEQVLLNLLFNAHDALGRQAGTIVLQTDSIVDDDGNPMARIRVRDNGHGMNHETSVRVFEPFFTTKKVGEGTGLGLALSYGVVNQHGGTIQCHSQLGVGSVFTLLLPGVSIGPDESIPGHAAIDIATMRRTTISPSNSVESQTDSATGKWRRVDRGGDAIETPANGAPLNVLLVDDDDEVRRVTKLSLEAIGHQVTDVAGGHEAMARVEQGESFDAVILDLMMPGISGAETFDRLKSHQPDLPIIVCSGLLIEIENLKQVSGRKPDACLSKPFQLADLQDRLRKVCPPQRVNSQRVNSQRQHTA from the coding sequence ATGTCCTTTGCCCCGACGGATCGCCGCAGCTTCCTTCACGCATTGGCGTTGGCCTGTGCGCTGTTGCCGCTGGGGGTAGGCCGCGCGCGTCTGCCGGCGGTCGAACCAGCGGCGGATTCGGGCGCGGGTGGCCGCCAGGCCGCAGCGGCCGACGAACCGATCGGCAGTATTGCGGACCTGGCGCGACATTACGGGCGGACCGACGTGGAGTCGTTGCCGGTCGACTTTCGCGCCCGAGTCAACTATTGGGATGCGCGTGATCGAGCGGTGTTTGTCCAAGACAAACACGGCGCGATCTATCTATCGATCGCATTCGAAGACTTCGAACGACACCCTCGGCTTGCCCCGGGGACCGACGTGCGTGTGATCGGCAAACTGATCCTGGACCGCTACTTCGTCCAGGCAGAAACGATCGAAATCACGGATGTCGCCAAACCCGTCATGCCGAAGACGACCCGGATCGAGGACTTGTCCTTGGGGGATCGTTGGGCCCAACGAGTGACGACGTCGGGGACGTTGCAGGAGGTTGCGCGTTTTAGTGACCTTTGGGTCGCGTTGTGCTCCTCGGGCGACACCACGTTCGTCATCCACCGATTTGAGGCGGACGAGACGATTGATTGGCAAGAATGGATCGGGCGCTCGGTAGAGATCGAGGGGACGTTGATTTGTGAAGTCGACTTCAACGGACAGCCGTTTCGGTACGTCGTCCGGATGAATGAATTTGATCCGCCACTGAGGGCTGCACCACGATCAGACGACGTCGCCAACGAAACCGATGAAGTGATGATCCGGAACGCCGAGTTCCGGACGATCGAGCAGCTTCGCGCGGCGAACACGCTGGCGGGAAGTCTGTATCGGACCGACGGACAAATCACATCCGTCATCGAACACGAAGGCTACTTGATCGAATCCGATGGACCGGGAATCTTCGTCCACACCGAACTGGCGGACGAGACCTCATTGGGGCATGTGGTCGAATTGACCGTGCGTCGTGAGCCGCCCCATCAGTTTCATGCCGTCACGCTTCAATCCAAAGCGTTTCGGAGTGTCCCGACGTCGCCGATGGACAGGGCCGAATCGGTTCAGGTCGCATTGTGTCCTTATCGCGCGACGATGGAAGCGGATTTGATTTCGACGCGCAGCCAGGGCAAGCGGCGAATCATCATGCTGCGTGACGGCGACACGTCGTTCGCGGCGATCCTGGAGGCTGACAATGATTCATGGAAAGACGCATCGCTGGAAAACGCTCGACGCGTCGCGGTGACGGGAATGGTCCTGGCGGCGCCACCGGAGCTGGCGGAGCCGGAACAGGGATTCCACCCCGTCTTCGTGGTCGAATTGGCGAACGTCAATGACTTGCGGGTCGTTTCTCGATGGTGGCAACTCTCACCGTCGCTGGCGTTCTTTGTGTTGACGATGATCGCCGTCATTTGTTTGGCCGGGATGCTTTGTTTTGCCACGATGTGGTTGAGGCTGCAGCGGACCGTGCGGACCAACCGTCGGCTGGAATCGGATTTGCTCGAGAGCCGGAAAATGGATGCGCTCGGTCGGCTCGCCGGTGGCGTCGCGCATGACTTTAACAACTTGTTGGCCGCGATCGCGTCCAATTTGGAACTGATCGATCGGGGCGATTCCCTGACCGGCGAGCATCAGCACCTCCAATGCTTGGCCTCGGCCCGCCGCTGCACCGCACAAGCGACCAAGCTCGTTCGTTCGCTGCTCGGTTTCTCTCGCCAGACCAAACTGGACTTACAAGTCGGCGATCTGAATGAAGTGGTCAACGACGCCGTTTTGTTGGCCAAAACCTCGTTGTCGCCTGATGTTGTCGTCACGTTGCGGCTCAGCCCGGACCTGCCGCTGTGTCGGATTGACCACGCTCAGTTGGAACAGGTTCTGCTGAACCTGCTGTTCAACGCCCACGACGCCTTGGGGCGACAGGCGGGAACGATCGTGTTGCAGACCGATTCGATCGTCGACGATGACGGAAATCCGATGGCACGCATCCGAGTGCGTGACAACGGACACGGAATGAATCATGAAACCAGCGTTCGCGTCTTTGAACCATTCTTCACCACCAAAAAGGTTGGTGAGGGAACCGGATTAGGGTTGGCGCTTTCCTACGGCGTGGTCAATCAACACGGTGGAACCATCCAATGTCACAGCCAGCTCGGTGTCGGAAGTGTGTTCACCCTGCTGTTGCCCGGCGTGTCGATCGGTCCTGATGAATCGATCCCCGGCCACGCGGCAATCGACATCGCAACCATGCGACGAACGACCATCAGCCCGTCGAATTCCGTTGAAAGCCAGACGGATTCCGCGACAGGCAAATGGCGGCGCGTCGATCGCGGCGGGGACGCGATCGAGACTCCCGCCAATGGTGCTCCGCTAAACGTCTTGCTGGTCGACGATGATGACGAAGTGCGGCGCGTCACCAAACTGAGCCTGGAAGCGATCGGCCATCAGGTGACGGACGTCGCGGGCGGTCACGAAGCGATGGCACGGGTCGAACAAGGCGAGTCGTTCGACGCGGT
- a CDS encoding Gfo/Idh/MocA family protein yields MTRLSRRQFVGSTASAAAAFAVTSSLPGRTLRAADANSEINLGFISCGGRAGGLMGQFDKVEGVNIAGLCDVDENRLGAAKQRFPKAQAWTDLRELIDSPEIDAVVIATCNHWHCLAAIWAMEAGKDVYVEKPLSHSQWEGRQTVAAARKYNKVCQIGTQQRSDPMQAEIKKFLHEEKALGEIKSARVNRYGVRPSIGKRDTPLEIEKNVAYDLWLGPAADEPIYREKLHYDWHWDWNTGSGEMGNWGVHVLDDCRNNIFQDSVALPQRVLGGGGRVVLNDAGETPNVHFAYFDTGSIPVVIGLSNLPAQPGGKKSPTHPGPASGYMAYCEGGRFEGQRGGAAAYDNDGKKIKEFKGNRGDVVHQQNFIDAVRAQDSGLLNADVAVGNDSTGWCNLANVAFQAGSDFSRDAAGEVKLDEWDALLAEMDQHLAAHDLKLDGPGIKLSPMLSLDSETEQFVGSGAEVANGLLRRQYRKGYEVPEII; encoded by the coding sequence ATGACCAGACTTTCCCGCCGCCAGTTTGTCGGTTCGACCGCGTCCGCTGCCGCCGCATTTGCGGTGACGTCTTCGCTTCCCGGCCGCACGTTGCGAGCCGCCGATGCAAACAGCGAGATCAACCTGGGGTTCATCAGCTGCGGCGGACGGGCCGGCGGGCTGATGGGACAATTTGACAAGGTCGAAGGGGTCAACATCGCCGGGCTGTGCGACGTCGACGAAAACCGGCTCGGTGCGGCCAAGCAACGCTTCCCCAAGGCCCAAGCCTGGACGGATCTCCGCGAGCTGATCGATTCGCCGGAGATCGACGCCGTCGTGATCGCGACCTGCAACCACTGGCACTGCCTGGCCGCGATCTGGGCGATGGAAGCCGGCAAGGACGTGTATGTCGAAAAACCGCTCTCGCACAGCCAATGGGAAGGACGCCAAACGGTGGCCGCGGCGCGAAAGTACAACAAAGTCTGCCAGATCGGAACGCAGCAGCGCAGCGACCCGATGCAGGCCGAGATCAAGAAATTCCTGCACGAGGAAAAGGCGCTCGGGGAAATCAAATCCGCCCGCGTCAATCGCTACGGCGTCCGCCCGTCGATCGGCAAACGCGACACCCCGCTGGAAATCGAAAAGAACGTCGCCTATGACTTGTGGCTCGGTCCGGCCGCCGACGAACCGATCTATCGCGAAAAACTGCACTACGACTGGCACTGGGATTGGAACACCGGCAGCGGCGAAATGGGCAACTGGGGCGTGCACGTGCTGGACGATTGCCGCAACAACATCTTCCAGGACAGCGTCGCCTTGCCCCAGCGTGTCTTGGGCGGGGGCGGCCGCGTGGTGTTGAACGATGCCGGCGAAACACCGAACGTGCACTTCGCGTACTTTGATACCGGATCGATTCCCGTCGTGATCGGATTGAGCAACTTGCCGGCCCAGCCGGGCGGAAAGAAGAGCCCCACGCATCCCGGCCCGGCCAGTGGTTACATGGCCTACTGTGAAGGCGGGCGGTTCGAAGGGCAACGCGGTGGTGCCGCCGCGTACGACAACGACGGCAAAAAGATCAAGGAGTTCAAGGGCAATCGGGGCGATGTCGTCCACCAACAGAACTTCATCGATGCCGTCCGCGCCCAAGACTCCGGCCTGCTGAACGCCGACGTCGCCGTCGGCAACGACAGCACCGGCTGGTGCAACCTGGCCAACGTCGCCTTCCAAGCGGGCAGCGACTTCAGCCGTGATGCCGCGGGCGAAGTCAAGCTGGACGAGTGGGACGCGTTGCTCGCCGAGATGGACCAGCACTTGGCCGCTCACGACTTGAAGCTCGACGGCCCCGGCATCAAGCTCAGCCCGATGCTGTCCCTGGATTCCGAAACCGAGCAGTTTGTCGGCAGCGGCGCGGAGGTCGCCAATGGACTCCTGCGGCGCCAGTACCGCAAAGGCTATGAAGTGCCGGAGATTATCTGA
- a CDS encoding LOG family protein, producing MSSNQRDPESLPPEAIGECELERPQPADEPITTVPAVESSDLFDEMRATIARLEKDRTSRGDLKILSRTLLELRYAFKVFRPYRRRRKVTIFGSARTKPDHPDYQSAAELGRRMAEHGWMVITGAGGGIMEAGHVGAGKEASMGLNIMLPFEQGANHVIEGDPKLVTMKYFFTRKLMFVKECSSVVCCAGGFGTLDEALETLTLMQTGKQTMLPLVLLDNPQGSYWSDLGKFIDKQLLGGGMISPDDVSLYRITNDVDVAIEEILGFYRRYHSMRYVRDRLVFRLKENLSDEKMETIQSEYSDILVDGRFKQCKALAEEAGEPDLAGLPRLVFHFDRRSLGKLRKLINEINAD from the coding sequence ATGTCATCCAATCAACGAGATCCCGAGAGTTTGCCGCCCGAGGCGATCGGCGAATGCGAACTCGAGCGTCCCCAGCCGGCCGACGAACCGATCACCACGGTGCCGGCGGTCGAGAGCTCGGATCTGTTTGACGAGATGCGTGCGACGATCGCGAGGCTGGAAAAAGACCGGACGTCCCGCGGCGATTTGAAAATCCTGTCTCGGACGCTGCTGGAACTGCGCTATGCGTTCAAGGTGTTTCGCCCTTATCGCCGTCGTCGCAAGGTCACGATCTTCGGCTCGGCGCGGACCAAGCCGGATCATCCCGACTATCAATCGGCCGCCGAGCTGGGACGGCGGATGGCCGAGCACGGCTGGATGGTGATCACCGGTGCCGGCGGCGGGATCATGGAAGCCGGTCACGTCGGTGCGGGCAAAGAAGCGTCGATGGGGTTGAACATCATGCTGCCGTTTGAGCAGGGTGCCAACCACGTGATCGAAGGCGACCCGAAGCTCGTGACGATGAAGTACTTCTTCACGCGGAAGCTGATGTTCGTCAAAGAATGCAGCTCCGTGGTCTGTTGCGCCGGTGGGTTCGGCACGCTGGACGAAGCGCTCGAGACGTTGACGCTGATGCAAACCGGAAAGCAAACGATGCTTCCGCTGGTGTTGCTGGACAACCCGCAAGGAAGCTACTGGAGTGATCTGGGCAAGTTCATCGACAAACAATTGCTCGGCGGCGGCATGATCAGCCCCGACGACGTTTCGCTATACCGGATCACCAACGACGTCGACGTGGCGATCGAAGAGATCCTCGGGTTTTATCGCCGCTATCACAGCATGCGCTACGTCCGCGACCGACTGGTGTTCCGGCTCAAAGAGAACTTGTCGGATGAAAAGATGGAGACGATCCAAAGCGAGTACAGCGACATCCTGGTCGACGGCCGTTTCAAACAGTGCAAGGCGCTGGCCGAGGAAGCGGGCGAACCGGATCTGGCCGGATTGCCGCGTCTGGTGTTCCACTTCGACCGCCGCAGCCTGGGAAAATTGCGAAAGCTGATCAACGAAATCAACGCCGACTGA
- a CDS encoding Na+/H+ antiporter NhaA, translating into MSGHETPKGGVARFLIDNSLLLVIGAVAALVWANLADRSGSTSYHDFIHYDVRNLWGGGEHHESAPVPVADDTTSPAAIATDNNAEHSDAEHSDAEHSDAEHGEGDHGEGGHGDGGHHWYSLSFIINDVLMALFFAIAAKEVWESLLPGGALSNPRKAATPLLATFGGIVGPALFYLAGAYATGTQAELGQGWAVPCATDIAFSYLVARLIFGPGHPAIAFLLLLAIADDAAGLMILAIFYPSAPIEPIWLLLTAGAMALAWLLRKFRIHSHWFYMLGPGVLSWFSFYMAHIHPALGLVPIIPMLPSAVSDLGLFARDELHRSDTLNEFEHFWKTPVECILGLFGLANAGVVLSSVGTGTWLVLAGLLLGKPVGITAMTLLAEKGFRLQKPAGMDYRHVVTLGMVAGIGFTVALFVSVAAFKIPGPTQDSVKMGALLSFGAAPLAIIIAKLLSVRPGDDEAEEENASAQSDTAA; encoded by the coding sequence ATGTCCGGGCACGAAACTCCAAAGGGCGGCGTCGCCCGCTTTCTGATCGACAACTCACTCCTGCTGGTCATCGGGGCCGTCGCGGCCCTCGTGTGGGCCAACCTGGCCGACCGCAGCGGCAGCACCAGCTATCACGATTTCATCCACTACGATGTCCGAAACCTGTGGGGAGGCGGAGAGCATCACGAAAGTGCCCCGGTTCCGGTCGCCGACGACACCACGTCACCGGCCGCCATCGCTACGGATAACAACGCGGAGCACAGTGACGCGGAGCACAGTGACGCCGAACACAGTGACGCGGAGCACGGCGAGGGTGATCATGGTGAGGGCGGCCACGGCGACGGCGGCCACCATTGGTACTCGCTCAGCTTTATTATCAACGACGTCTTGATGGCATTGTTTTTCGCCATCGCCGCCAAAGAGGTTTGGGAATCGCTGCTACCCGGCGGGGCACTTTCGAATCCCCGCAAGGCCGCGACACCCTTGCTGGCGACGTTCGGAGGCATCGTCGGCCCGGCTCTGTTCTATTTGGCCGGTGCTTATGCGACGGGGACCCAAGCGGAACTCGGGCAGGGTTGGGCGGTCCCGTGTGCGACCGACATCGCCTTCAGCTATCTGGTCGCCCGGCTGATCTTCGGCCCCGGCCACCCGGCGATCGCGTTCCTGCTGCTGTTGGCGATCGCGGACGATGCGGCCGGGTTGATGATCCTGGCGATCTTTTACCCCTCGGCGCCGATCGAACCGATTTGGTTGTTGCTGACCGCCGGGGCGATGGCGCTGGCGTGGTTACTGCGCAAATTTAGGATTCATTCCCACTGGTTCTACATGCTCGGTCCCGGCGTCCTGTCATGGTTTTCGTTTTACATGGCCCACATCCACCCGGCTTTGGGATTGGTGCCGATCATCCCCATGCTTCCCAGCGCGGTGTCGGACCTGGGGCTTTTCGCGCGAGACGAACTGCATCGCAGCGACACGTTGAATGAGTTCGAGCACTTTTGGAAAACTCCGGTGGAGTGCATCTTGGGTTTGTTCGGACTTGCCAACGCCGGCGTCGTGCTCAGCAGCGTCGGGACGGGGACTTGGCTGGTGCTGGCCGGGCTGCTGCTCGGCAAACCGGTGGGGATCACCGCGATGACTTTGCTGGCCGAGAAAGGATTCCGGTTGCAAAAACCGGCCGGGATGGATTATCGCCACGTCGTCACGTTGGGGATGGTCGCGGGAATCGGATTTACCGTCGCGCTGTTCGTCTCGGTCGCCGCGTTTAAAATCCCCGGTCCGACGCAAGACTCGGTCAAGATGGGCGCGTTGCTCAGCTTCGGCGCCGCGCCGCTGGCCATCATCATCGCCAAATTGCTTTCGGTGCGTCCCGGCGATGACGAAGCGGAAGAGGAAAACGCGTCGGCGCAAAGTGACACGGCCGCCTAG
- a CDS encoding PDZ domain-containing protein — MNEDQLENPVLGYVVIAVALVVGMLSATVFGQGAEEPLPNRPQACQVRLAGEGKTGDHGTGDGDSATSDQDAANSRTPGANSASISRRESASHEPLSSAARRWILGVRCKPTTAGCVVTSVVPGSAAERVGLIAGDRILTVDGTQVGWHGDRLNPLHQAVDEAPTRRVRLLVQRAESGLIRPLHATLQTMLETLGH; from the coding sequence GTGAACGAAGATCAACTTGAGAATCCTGTCCTGGGCTACGTTGTGATCGCCGTCGCCTTGGTGGTGGGCATGCTTTCGGCAACCGTTTTCGGCCAGGGGGCTGAAGAACCATTGCCCAATCGCCCCCAGGCCTGCCAGGTGAGACTGGCTGGCGAAGGAAAGACGGGAGATCACGGAACCGGAGACGGCGATAGCGCCACATCCGATCAGGATGCGGCAAATTCCCGCACCCCCGGCGCGAACTCGGCGAGCATCTCCCGGCGGGAATCCGCGTCGCACGAACCACTCAGTTCCGCCGCGCGACGTTGGATCTTAGGGGTGCGTTGCAAACCGACGACGGCCGGTTGCGTGGTCACCTCCGTCGTTCCCGGCAGTGCCGCCGAGCGGGTGGGGCTGATCGCGGGAGACCGCATTTTGACGGTCGATGGCACCCAAGTGGGCTGGCACGGTGATCGCCTGAACCCGCTCCACCAAGCCGTCGATGAAGCCCCCACGCGGCGCGTCCGCCTGCTGGTCCAGCGAGCCGAATCGGGGCTGATCCGGCCGCTGCATGCGACGTTGCAAACGATGCTGGAGACTCTGGGCCACTGA